A stretch of Rhododendron vialii isolate Sample 1 chromosome 4a, ASM3025357v1 DNA encodes these proteins:
- the LOC131323160 gene encoding protein NUCLEAR FUSION DEFECTIVE 6, mitochondrial-like isoform X1 yields the protein MASAAARSVFRSPSVRNAAARFASEAKAARSPFRVSSRKPLSHRIFSCPAELGACAGSMQPFHTATASALMTSMLSISRRSYGWLSEGIDKTR from the exons ATGGCCAGCGCAGCCGCCAGATCCGTTTTCCGATCACCTTCCGTTCGGAATGCGGCGGCCAGATTCGCATCTGAAGCCAAAGCGGCTCGCTCTCCCTTTCGTGTCTCCAGCAGAAAACCCCTCTCTCATCGGATCTTTAG TTGTCCAGCTGAATTGGGCGCTTGTGCTGGATCGATGCAACCGTTTCACACGGCAACCGCATCGGCACTGATGACTTCGATGCTCTCGATTTCTCGCCGCAGTTACGGTTGGCTTTCAGAAG
- the LOC131323160 gene encoding protein NUCLEAR FUSION DEFECTIVE 6, mitochondrial-like isoform X3 translates to MASAAARSVFRSPSVRNAAARFASEAKAARSPFRVSSRKPLSHRIFSCPAELGACAGSMQPFHTATASALMTSMLSISRRSYGWLSEASNEDV, encoded by the exons ATGGCCAGCGCAGCCGCCAGATCCGTTTTCCGATCACCTTCCGTTCGGAATGCGGCGGCCAGATTCGCATCTGAAGCCAAAGCGGCTCGCTCTCCCTTTCGTGTCTCCAGCAGAAAACCCCTCTCTCATCGGATCTTTAG TTGTCCAGCTGAATTGGGCGCTTGTGCTGGATCGATGCAACCGTTTCACACGGCAACCGCATCGGCACTGATGACTTCGATGCTCTCGATTTCTCGCCGCAGTTACGGTTGGCTTTCAGAAG
- the LOC131323160 gene encoding protein NUCLEAR FUSION DEFECTIVE 6, mitochondrial-like isoform X2: MASAAARSVFRSPSVRNAAARFASEAKAARSPFRVSSRKPLSHRIFSCPAELGACAGSMQPFHTATASALMTSMLSISRRSYGWLSEACNDDV, from the exons ATGGCCAGCGCAGCCGCCAGATCCGTTTTCCGATCACCTTCCGTTCGGAATGCGGCGGCCAGATTCGCATCTGAAGCCAAAGCGGCTCGCTCTCCCTTTCGTGTCTCCAGCAGAAAACCCCTCTCTCATCGGATCTTTAG TTGTCCAGCTGAATTGGGCGCTTGTGCTGGATCGATGCAACCGTTTCACACGGCAACCGCATCGGCACTGATGACTTCGATGCTCTCGATTTCTCGCCGCAGTTACGGTTGGCTTTCAGAAG
- the LOC131322736 gene encoding transcription activator GLK1-like isoform X1: MLALSPLTNAKDERESFSINEFSEFSDGNFLDSIDFDDLFSGVNDGDVLPDLEMDSEILAEFSTSASGGEESEMNATSSFASGERAEDNSLSGKEEVTEGSGLISHGPAEEIVSKREDESVGGAKPLRKEAEKGRKSSKNSQGKRKVKVDWTAELHRRFVQAVEQLGVDKAVPSRILELMGIDCLTRHNIASHLQKYRSHRKHLLAREAEAATWSQRRQMYGSAAAPARGGSKNIRPWVAPTMGFPPPMPPLQQHFRPLHVWGHPSMDQSLMHMWPKHLVPAGSPLPPPAAVAWAPGPHPPPPRPPPDPSFWLPHHLRVSNSHTPGMPCFPPPPLATARFPVLQVTGIPPPHAMFRVDPTRQTGPQPAPLDLLPSKESIDAAIGDVMSKPWLPLPIGLKPPSTDSVMVELQRQGIPKIPPTCSSKANTQQSSQSMHGGDLGNFKP, translated from the exons ATGCTTGCCTTGTCTCCTTTGACGAACGCCAAGGATGAGAGGGAGAGCTTCTCGATCAACGAATTCTCGGAGTTCTCCGACGGGAATTTCCTCGACAGCATCGATTTCGATGATCTTTTCAGCGGGGTTAACGACGGGGATGTGTTGCCTGATCTGGAGATGGACTCGGAGATCCTGGCCGAGTTTTCAACATCGGCGAGCGGGGGCGAGGAATCGGAGATGAACGCGACGTCGTCGTTTGCGTCGGGCGAGAGAGCGGAGGATAATTCTTTGTCGGGGAAGGAGGAAGTGACGGAAGGTTCTGGGTTGATTAGTCATGGACCGGCGGAGGAGATAGTGAGCAAGAGAGAGGACGAGTCCGTTGGTGGTGCAAAACCGTTGCGAAAGGAAGCTGAAAAAGGAAGGAAATCATCTAAGAATTCTCAAGGGAAAAGGAAAGTTAAG GTGGACTGGACGGCAGAGCTGCACAGGAGATTTGTGCAAGCAGTGGAGCAGTTAGGAGTGGACAAGGCAGTCCCATCAAGAATTTTAGAGCTTATGGGAATTGATTGCCTCACTCGCCATAACATTGCCAGCCATCTCCAA AAATATCGATCTCATAGGAAGCATTTGCTAGCTCGAGAAGCCGAGGCAGCAACTTGGAGCCAAAGACGGCAAATGTACGGTAGTGCCGCCGCCCCTGCCAGAGGTGGAAGTAAGAACATAAGACCTTGGGTAGCACCTACCATGGGGTTCCCTCCACCCATGCCACCATTACAACAGCACTTCAGACCGTTACACGTATGGGGTCATCCGTCCATGGACCAATCTCTAATGCACATGTGGCCCAAACATCTAGTCCCTGCCGGATCTCCGCTGCCACCGCCAGCCGCAGTAGCGTGGGCTCCAGGCCcgcatcctcctcctcctcggccacCGCCAGACCCTTCATTTTGGCTCCCGCACCATCTAAGG GTGTCCAATTCTCACACCCCAGGAATGCCTTgctttccaccaccaccactggcaACAGCG AGATTTCCCGTGCTACAGGTCACAGGAATTCCACCACCCCATGCCATGTTCAGAGTAGACCCTACCAGACAAACTGGTCCCCAGCCAGCTCCATTGGACTTGCTCCCG TCTAAAGAGAGCATTGATGCAGCCATAGGAGATGTGATGTCAAAGCCATGGCTGCCACTTCCAATTGGCCTAAAACCTCCATCTACTGACAGTGTCATGGTGGAATTGCAACGCCAGGGAATTCCCAAAATACCCCCCACTTGCAGTTCAAAAGCTAATACTCAACAATCATCACAATCCATGCATGGTGGTGATTTGGGGAATTTCAAGCCGTAA
- the LOC131322736 gene encoding transcription activator GLK1-like isoform X2, whose product MLALSPLTNAKDERESFSINEFSEFSDGNFLDSIDFDDLFSGVNDGDVLPDLEMDSEILAEFSTSASGGEESEMNATSSFASGERAEDNSLSGKEEVTEGSGLISHGPAEEIVSKREDESVGGAKPLRKEAEKGRKSSKNSQGKRKVKVDWTAELHRRFVQAVEQLGVDKAVPSRILELMGIDCLTRHNIASHLQKYRSHRKHLLAREAEAATWSQRRQMYGSAAAPARGGSKNIRPWVAPTMGFPPPMPPLQQHFRPLHVWGHPSMDQSLMHMWPKHLVPAGSPLPPPAAVAWAPGPHPPPPRPPPDPSFWLPHHLRRFPVLQVTGIPPPHAMFRVDPTRQTGPQPAPLDLLPSKESIDAAIGDVMSKPWLPLPIGLKPPSTDSVMVELQRQGIPKIPPTCSSKANTQQSSQSMHGGDLGNFKP is encoded by the exons ATGCTTGCCTTGTCTCCTTTGACGAACGCCAAGGATGAGAGGGAGAGCTTCTCGATCAACGAATTCTCGGAGTTCTCCGACGGGAATTTCCTCGACAGCATCGATTTCGATGATCTTTTCAGCGGGGTTAACGACGGGGATGTGTTGCCTGATCTGGAGATGGACTCGGAGATCCTGGCCGAGTTTTCAACATCGGCGAGCGGGGGCGAGGAATCGGAGATGAACGCGACGTCGTCGTTTGCGTCGGGCGAGAGAGCGGAGGATAATTCTTTGTCGGGGAAGGAGGAAGTGACGGAAGGTTCTGGGTTGATTAGTCATGGACCGGCGGAGGAGATAGTGAGCAAGAGAGAGGACGAGTCCGTTGGTGGTGCAAAACCGTTGCGAAAGGAAGCTGAAAAAGGAAGGAAATCATCTAAGAATTCTCAAGGGAAAAGGAAAGTTAAG GTGGACTGGACGGCAGAGCTGCACAGGAGATTTGTGCAAGCAGTGGAGCAGTTAGGAGTGGACAAGGCAGTCCCATCAAGAATTTTAGAGCTTATGGGAATTGATTGCCTCACTCGCCATAACATTGCCAGCCATCTCCAA AAATATCGATCTCATAGGAAGCATTTGCTAGCTCGAGAAGCCGAGGCAGCAACTTGGAGCCAAAGACGGCAAATGTACGGTAGTGCCGCCGCCCCTGCCAGAGGTGGAAGTAAGAACATAAGACCTTGGGTAGCACCTACCATGGGGTTCCCTCCACCCATGCCACCATTACAACAGCACTTCAGACCGTTACACGTATGGGGTCATCCGTCCATGGACCAATCTCTAATGCACATGTGGCCCAAACATCTAGTCCCTGCCGGATCTCCGCTGCCACCGCCAGCCGCAGTAGCGTGGGCTCCAGGCCcgcatcctcctcctcctcggccacCGCCAGACCCTTCATTTTGGCTCCCGCACCATCTAAGG AGATTTCCCGTGCTACAGGTCACAGGAATTCCACCACCCCATGCCATGTTCAGAGTAGACCCTACCAGACAAACTGGTCCCCAGCCAGCTCCATTGGACTTGCTCCCG TCTAAAGAGAGCATTGATGCAGCCATAGGAGATGTGATGTCAAAGCCATGGCTGCCACTTCCAATTGGCCTAAAACCTCCATCTACTGACAGTGTCATGGTGGAATTGCAACGCCAGGGAATTCCCAAAATACCCCCCACTTGCAGTTCAAAAGCTAATACTCAACAATCATCACAATCCATGCATGGTGGTGATTTGGGGAATTTCAAGCCGTAA